From a region of the Lactuca sativa cultivar Salinas chromosome 4, Lsat_Salinas_v11, whole genome shotgun sequence genome:
- the LOC128133515 gene encoding uncharacterized protein LOC128133515, whose amino-acid sequence MQFLSGLDDSFNQVKSHILLMDPLPNVKTTFSIVSREESHHKNGALTSVSNVSKTQSSAFNSIFNDRKGQIQNSNKGTNQNLQCKNCGLKGHLFERCYKLIGYPKDFKPRIESNSGYQRNQNKTFSVNSSSVPSSSPSSSNASGNGGTYSFTSKQYNKLLILINERPSASEDTSVSANMAGANKHMTSFESLLQDTIDVSKLNLLVNHPNGSSAKIKKIGNLQFSENLTLFDVFVVPDFNVNILSVHKLCKDTNCEVVFNENCSKVQGLQSKKVVENGRDSGGLYYLDAFPSDNNFGGRIEREKRVPFLVFIWREEWRRKRKAEHDGNQMFLISGHSPYEVVFKKLPVFDHLRVFGCLCFATKLNNHDKLSERAEKCVLLGYSSEKKGYKLLSLDTNSVFVSRDVKFYELVFSFKLKSPTVDNQFDFNNSVDPFSYDDQLNSEYVNDLIDLNDLSVNHQMDDSNAAQNLDETFLILH is encoded by the exons ATGCAGTTCTTGAGTGGTCTTGATGACTCTTTTAATCAAGTAAAAAGTCATATTCTTCTAATGGATCCTCTTCCTAAtgttaaaacaactttttcaattgTCTCTAGAGAGGAATCTCATCATAAGAATGGGGCTTTAACTTCTGTTTCTAATGTGTCTAAAACTCAATCATCTGCTTTTAATAGTATATTTAATGATAGAAAAggtcaaattcaaaattctaatAAAGGAACAAATCAAAATTTACAGTGTAAAAACTGTGGTCTTAAGGGACATCTTTTTGAAAGGTGTTATAAACTAATTGGTTATCCGAAAGATTTTAAGCCTAGGATTGAGTCTAATAGTGGATACCAAAGAAATCAGAATAAAACATTTTCTGTAAATTCCTCTTCTGTCCCTTCTAGTAGTCCTTCCTCTTCTAATGCTTCTGGAAATGGTGGAACTTATTCTTTCACAAGTAAGCAGTATAATAAActcttaattcttattaatgAAAGGCCTTCTGCATCTGAGGATACTTCTGTCAGTGCCAATATGGCAG GTGCTAATAAACACATGACCTCATTTGAGTCTCTTTTGCAAGATACTATTGATGTCTCTAAATTAAACCTTCTTGTAAATCATCCGAATGGTTCTTCTGCTAAGATTAAAAAAATTGGAAACTTGCAGTTTTCTGAAAACTTAACACTTTTTGATGTATTTGTTGTTCCTGATTTTAATGTCAATATTCTTTCTGTTCACAAATTATGTAAGGACACAAATTGTGAAGTTGTGTTTAATGAAAATTGTAGTAAAGTTCAGGGTTTACAATCAAAGAAGGTTGTGGAGAATGGTAGAGACTCTGGGGGATTGTATTATCTTGATGCTTTTCCCTCAG ATAATAACTTTGGTGGGAGAATAGAAAGAGAAAAGAGAGTACCCTTTTTAGTCTTCATATGGAGAGAAGAATGGAGAAGGAAACGGAAAGCAGAACACGATGGAAATCAGATGTTTTTAATCTCAG GTCATTCTCCTTATGAAGTTGTTTTTAAGAAGTTACCTGTTTTTGATCACTTAAGAGTCTTTGGTTGTCTCTGTTTTGCCACTAAACTTAATAATCATGATAAGCTTTCTGAACGTGCTGAAAAATGTGTTttactaggttattcttctgagAAAAAAGGTTATAAGCTGTTAAGTCTTGATACAAATTCTGTTTTTGTCTCCAGGGATGTGAAGTTTTATGAATTAGTTTTTTCATTTAAGCTAAAATCACCAACTGTTGATAATCAGTTTGATTTTAATAACTCAGTAGACCCTTTTTCCTATGATGATCAACTTAATTCTGAATATGTGAATGATTTGATTGATTTAAATGACCTGAGTGTTAACCATCAGATGGATGATTCTAATGCAGCTCAGAATCTGGATGAAACTTTTTTGATACTACATTAG